One region of Jatrophihabitans cynanchi genomic DNA includes:
- a CDS encoding carbamate kinase: MRALIALGGNAMTAPDGSARPEDQRAAITAAMEAVADVVAAGSQVVLTHGNGPQVGNLLVKNEIAASIVPPVPLDWCGAQTQGTIAMLILDALEPALARRGLAPRVAAVVSRTLVAAGDRHFAEPSKPIGRYLPAAEAAVMIEHGQQWQDRGERGWRRVVASPEPLESLDACAAAVLLDAGYVVTCSGGGGVPVVRDGDGTLLSVEAVIDKDLTAAVLARQLGADVMVIATDVDAAVVGFGTPQARPLGAITVDKLRALAAEGHFAGGSMGPKVEAACRFAETGGRSVITSLHRIGEALRGTAGTIVTS; encoded by the coding sequence ATGCGCGCGCTGATCGCTCTCGGGGGCAACGCCATGACGGCGCCCGACGGCAGCGCCCGGCCGGAGGACCAGCGCGCCGCGATCACCGCGGCCATGGAGGCCGTTGCCGACGTCGTCGCCGCCGGCTCGCAGGTCGTGCTCACGCACGGCAACGGCCCGCAGGTCGGCAACCTACTGGTCAAGAACGAGATCGCCGCCTCGATCGTGCCGCCCGTCCCGCTGGACTGGTGCGGGGCGCAGACCCAGGGGACGATCGCGATGCTGATCCTGGACGCCCTCGAGCCTGCCCTCGCCCGGCGCGGTCTTGCGCCCCGGGTCGCCGCGGTCGTGTCGCGCACCCTGGTCGCTGCCGGCGACCGGCACTTCGCCGAACCGAGCAAGCCGATCGGCCGCTACCTGCCCGCCGCGGAGGCCGCCGTGATGATCGAGCACGGCCAGCAGTGGCAGGACCGCGGCGAGCGCGGCTGGCGGCGCGTCGTCGCCTCGCCCGAGCCGCTGGAGTCGCTCGACGCCTGCGCCGCGGCCGTGCTGCTCGACGCCGGGTACGTGGTGACCTGTTCCGGCGGCGGTGGCGTCCCGGTGGTGCGTGACGGCGACGGGACGCTGCTCAGCGTCGAGGCCGTGATCGACAAGGACCTGACCGCTGCGGTGCTCGCCCGTCAGCTCGGCGCCGACGTGATGGTGATCGCGACCGACGTCGACGCGGCGGTCGTCGGCTTCGGCACCCCGCAGGCCCGCCCGCTCGGCGCGATCACGGTGGACAAGCTGCGGGCCCTGGCGGCCGAGGGCCACTTCGCCGGCGGCAGCATGGGTCCGAAGGTCGAGGCCGCCTGCCGCTTCGCCGAGACCGGCGGCCGTTCCGTCATCACGTCCCTGCACCGCATCGGCGAGGCGCTGCGCGGCACCGCCGGCACTATCGTCACGTCCTGA
- a CDS encoding serpin family protein: MTDTGAAVSALTAAWLRALPLDEDTVVSGAGLWPLLGLLAGAADGPARAELSAAVGLDADVAARAAGELLAALDASPDIAAASGTWVRPGVPLADWWRAHVPADSIGELVSQQALDDWAGEHTGGLIERMPVRLAPQVRLVLATAVVLRTTWRSPFREIGHDGNTVLTRSTGGVEDVAVHSGRTTVISVRGEQDVDVMLGIGAEDAAPADVLTALLTGEVSATGEDLLAGPDPAPAPALALRTVTGHAPRTELTVPAFEVRRTHDLLRHADVLGLRSAAADGGFPRLSPQPLRVDQAAQQVLARFFATGFEAAAVTSVGMRASAMSRPGQTRVVSVRLDRPFGFAAVHRPTGVPVVAGWIADVPEF, encoded by the coding sequence ATGACCGACACCGGTGCCGCCGTCTCCGCCCTGACCGCGGCCTGGCTGCGCGCGCTGCCGCTCGACGAGGACACGGTGGTCTCCGGCGCCGGGTTGTGGCCACTGCTCGGGCTGCTCGCGGGGGCGGCGGACGGGCCGGCCCGCGCCGAGCTCAGCGCGGCCGTGGGGCTCGATGCCGACGTCGCCGCGCGCGCCGCCGGTGAACTGCTGGCCGCGCTGGACGCCTCACCCGACATCGCCGCGGCGTCCGGCACCTGGGTGCGGCCGGGCGTTCCGCTGGCGGACTGGTGGCGCGCGCACGTGCCGGCGGACAGCATCGGCGAACTCGTCTCGCAGCAGGCGCTGGACGACTGGGCCGGCGAGCACACCGGCGGGTTGATCGAGCGGATGCCGGTCCGGCTCGCGCCGCAGGTGCGCCTGGTGCTGGCGACGGCCGTGGTGTTGCGCACCACCTGGCGCTCGCCGTTCCGCGAGATCGGCCACGACGGCAACACTGTGCTGACGCGCAGCACCGGCGGGGTCGAGGACGTGGCGGTGCACTCGGGCCGCACCACCGTCATCAGCGTGCGGGGTGAGCAGGACGTGGACGTCATGCTCGGCATAGGAGCCGAGGACGCCGCGCCGGCCGACGTGCTCACCGCGCTGCTCACCGGTGAGGTGAGCGCGACCGGCGAGGACCTGCTGGCCGGTCCCGACCCGGCTCCCGCCCCGGCGCTGGCACTGCGGACGGTCACGGGTCACGCGCCGAGGACGGAACTGACCGTGCCCGCCTTCGAGGTGCGCCGCACCCACGACCTGTTGCGCCACGCCGACGTGCTGGGGCTGCGCAGCGCCGCCGCGGACGGCGGGTTTCCCCGGTTGAGCCCGCAGCCGCTGCGCGTCGACCAGGCCGCCCAGCAGGTGCTGGCGCGGTTCTTCGCGACCGGCTTCGAGGCCGCCGCGGTCACCAGCGTGGGGATGCGGGCGAGCGCGATGTCCCGGCCGGGGCAGACCCGGGTCGTCTCGGTGCGGCTGGACCGTCCGTTCGGCTTCGCGGCCGTGCACCGCCCGACCGGGGTGCCCGTGGTGGCCGGCTGGATCGCCGACGTCCCCGAGTTCTGA
- a CDS encoding TetR/AcrR family transcriptional regulator C-terminal ligand-binding domain-containing protein → MAPRPANCRAAREIPLPDVGDLRSDLYAFLRATFRAGRRAGIAPVRKALMAEAQLDAPFAEAFRTT, encoded by the coding sequence GTGGCGCCCCGGCCCGCGAACTGCCGCGCGGCGCGCGAGATCCCGCTGCCCGACGTCGGCGACCTGCGCTCGGACCTGTACGCCTTCTTGCGCGCGACGTTCCGAGCCGGCCGGCGAGCTGGGATCGCGCCGGTTCGCAAAGCCCTGATGGCCGAGGCGCAGCTCGACGCCCCCTTTGCCGAGGCGTTTCGCACGACCTGA
- the uvrB gene encoding excinuclease ABC subunit UvrB has product MRVLSDIVPSTGKFEVVSDFEPAGDQPAAIDELERRIRAGERDVVLLGATGTGKSATTAWLIERLQRPTLVMAPNKTLAAQLANELREMLPNNAVEYFVSYYDYYQPEAYVPQTDTYIEKDSSVNAEVERLRHSATMSLLTRRDVVVVATVSCIYGLGTPQEYVDRSVRLRVGQQIEREKILRGLVDVQYSRNDLSFVRGTFRVRGDTVEIFPMYEELAIRVEMFGDEVERLYYLHPLTGEVVREVEEVFVFPATHYAAGPERMERAIRGIEAELAQRLAEFEAQNKQLEAQRLRMRTTYDIEMMRQVGFCSGIENYSLHIDGRQPGSAPNCLLDYFPEDFLLVIDESHVTVPQTGAMYEGDMSRKRMLVEHGFRLPSAQDNRPLKFEEFVDRIGQTVYLSATPGDYEMTKARGEFVEQVIRPTGLVDPQIVVKPTKGQIDDLVHEIRERADRNERVLVTTLTKKMSEDLTDYLLELGIRVRYLHSEVDTLRRVELLRELRMGEYDVLVGINLLREGLDLPEVSLVSILDADKEGFLRSGRSLIQTIGRAARNVSGQVHMYADTVTPSMATAIEETNRRREKQIAYNTERGIDPQPLRKRIADITDTLAREAADTDELLGTPVGGSGRSQSRGKSAVPGRGRAGSPGVVGVGAHAGGGLDVAELPRAELADLIQQLNDQMLHAARELQFEVAARLRDEIGELKKELRGMDAAGVGR; this is encoded by the coding sequence ATGCGCGTTCTCAGTGACATCGTCCCGAGCACCGGCAAGTTCGAGGTCGTGTCCGACTTCGAGCCCGCGGGCGACCAGCCGGCCGCGATCGACGAGCTCGAGCGGCGGATCCGGGCGGGGGAGCGCGACGTCGTGCTGCTGGGCGCCACCGGCACCGGCAAGTCGGCCACCACCGCCTGGCTGATCGAGCGGCTGCAGCGGCCCACCCTGGTGATGGCGCCGAACAAGACCCTCGCCGCGCAGCTGGCCAACGAGCTTCGCGAGATGCTGCCCAACAACGCGGTCGAGTACTTCGTCAGCTACTACGACTACTACCAGCCCGAGGCGTACGTCCCGCAGACCGACACCTACATCGAGAAGGACTCCTCGGTGAACGCCGAGGTGGAGCGGCTGCGGCACTCGGCGACGATGTCGCTGCTCACCCGGCGCGACGTCGTGGTGGTCGCCACCGTCTCGTGCATCTACGGTCTGGGCACGCCGCAGGAGTACGTCGACCGGTCGGTCCGGCTGCGGGTCGGCCAGCAGATCGAGCGGGAGAAGATCCTGCGCGGGCTGGTCGACGTCCAGTACAGCCGCAACGACCTGTCCTTCGTGCGCGGGACGTTCCGGGTACGCGGCGACACCGTCGAGATCTTCCCGATGTACGAGGAGCTCGCGATCCGGGTCGAGATGTTCGGCGACGAGGTCGAGCGGCTGTACTACCTGCACCCGCTCACCGGCGAGGTGGTGCGCGAGGTCGAGGAGGTGTTCGTCTTCCCGGCCACCCACTACGCCGCCGGCCCGGAGCGGATGGAACGCGCGATCCGCGGCATCGAGGCAGAACTCGCGCAGCGGCTGGCCGAGTTCGAGGCGCAGAACAAGCAGCTGGAGGCGCAGCGGCTGCGGATGCGCACCACGTACGACATCGAGATGATGCGCCAGGTCGGGTTCTGCTCGGGCATCGAGAACTACTCGCTGCACATCGACGGCCGCCAGCCGGGCAGCGCCCCGAACTGCCTGCTCGACTACTTCCCCGAGGACTTCCTGCTCGTCATCGACGAGTCGCACGTGACGGTGCCGCAGACCGGTGCGATGTACGAGGGCGACATGTCGCGCAAGCGGATGCTGGTCGAGCACGGCTTCCGGCTGCCGTCCGCACAGGACAACCGGCCGCTGAAGTTCGAGGAGTTCGTGGACCGGATCGGGCAGACGGTGTACCTGTCCGCCACGCCCGGCGACTACGAGATGACCAAGGCGCGTGGCGAGTTCGTCGAGCAGGTGATCCGCCCGACCGGCCTGGTCGACCCGCAGATCGTCGTCAAACCGACCAAGGGCCAGATCGACGACCTGGTGCACGAGATCCGCGAGCGGGCCGACCGCAACGAGCGGGTGCTGGTCACCACGCTGACCAAGAAGATGTCCGAGGACCTCACCGACTACCTGCTCGAGCTGGGCATCCGGGTGCGTTACCTGCACTCGGAGGTCGACACGCTGCGCCGGGTCGAGCTGCTGCGGGAGCTGCGGATGGGCGAGTACGACGTGCTGGTGGGCATCAACCTGCTGCGCGAGGGCCTGGACCTGCCGGAGGTTTCGCTCGTGTCGATCCTGGACGCGGACAAGGAGGGCTTCCTGCGTTCGGGCCGCTCGCTCATCCAGACGATCGGTCGCGCGGCCCGCAACGTGTCCGGCCAGGTGCACATGTACGCCGACACCGTCACCCCGTCGATGGCCACCGCGATCGAGGAGACGAACCGGCGCCGCGAAAAGCAGATCGCCTACAACACCGAGCGGGGCATCGACCCGCAGCCGTTGCGCAAGCGGATCGCCGACATCACCGACACGCTGGCCCGCGAGGCCGCCGACACCGACGAACTGCTCGGGACGCCGGTGGGCGGTTCCGGCCGGTCACAGTCGCGCGGCAAGTCGGCGGTCCCCGGACGGGGCCGGGCCGGCTCGCCGGGCGTCGTCGGGGTCGGGGCGCACGCCGGTGGCGGCCTGGATGTGGCGGAGCTGCCGCGCGCCGAACTGGCCGATCTCATCCAGCAGCTGAACGACCAGATGCTGCACGCCGCGCGCGAGCTGCAGTTCGAGGTGGCCGCCCGGCTGCGTGACGAGATCGGCGAGCTGAAGAAGGAACTGCGCGGTATGGACGCCGCCGGTGTCGGCCGCTGA
- a CDS encoding DMT family transporter — translation MVYLVGLLAAASIGFGWVLQQRAAVRRAAGDPLTPRLILRLVRDGSWWCGVAAMVSGNLLWALTLHLGTVSLVEPLLATSLVFAFLFSALLRRQPPSAVELSGAVLVVVALAGFVVTAQPEQGGHATPEFTETLAAVVAVAGLALALVALGRRVGFAAASAAFATAAGVLYGLQDVAARWALVSVDRHGLVALLTSPGTYLVAGTALGGLLLSQSAFGAARLTHSLPSLTVTEPLVGIGLGVALLDDRLVTSGDALMVESLCLAALVCGVLLVSQSLRVPASASAPADPRDLLATASATP, via the coding sequence GTGGTCTATCTCGTCGGGTTGCTGGCCGCCGCAAGCATCGGCTTCGGCTGGGTGTTGCAGCAGCGGGCGGCGGTACGACGGGCCGCGGGCGACCCGCTGACCCCCCGGCTGATCCTGCGCCTGGTGCGCGACGGCTCGTGGTGGTGCGGTGTCGCGGCCATGGTGAGCGGGAACCTGCTGTGGGCGTTGACGCTGCACCTCGGCACGGTCAGCCTGGTCGAGCCGCTGCTGGCCACCAGCCTCGTCTTCGCGTTCCTGTTCTCCGCGCTGCTGCGCCGCCAACCACCTTCTGCCGTCGAGCTGTCCGGCGCGGTGCTGGTCGTTGTGGCGCTCGCCGGCTTCGTGGTGACCGCGCAGCCGGAGCAGGGCGGGCACGCCACGCCGGAGTTCACCGAAACGCTCGCCGCCGTCGTCGCCGTCGCGGGGCTGGCGCTGGCTCTCGTCGCGCTCGGCCGGCGGGTCGGCTTCGCCGCTGCCTCGGCGGCGTTCGCCACCGCCGCCGGCGTCCTGTACGGACTGCAGGACGTGGCCGCCCGCTGGGCGCTGGTGTCGGTCGACCGGCACGGGCTCGTCGCGTTGCTGACTTCGCCGGGTACCTACCTGGTTGCAGGCACGGCGTTGGGCGGGTTGCTGCTGAGCCAGAGCGCCTTCGGGGCCGCCCGGCTGACCCACTCGCTGCCGTCGCTGACGGTGACCGAGCCTCTGGTCGGCATCGGCCTGGGCGTGGCGCTGCTCGACGACCGGCTGGTGACCTCCGGTGACGCGCTGATGGTCGAGTCGCTGTGCCTGGCGGCGCTGGTGTGCGGGGTACTGCTGGTCAGCCAGTCGCTGCGGGTGCCGGCAAGCGCATCGGCGCCCGCCGACCCGCGCGATCTGCTCGCCACCGCGAGCGCCACGCCGTAA
- a CDS encoding winged helix DNA-binding domain-containing protein: MLDAIAERRVVRTWLMRNTIHLVAAADIRWMTALLGPMIRRRFQTVRWPELGLTPALLEAAAGMTPEVLAGQALTRHELAAALVEHGVPVPTDGQAPTHLLVYLSTVGLTCRGIDRGRDATFVLLEEWLPDAPAGPRGDDALTELARRYFAAFSPATAADFTTWSGLPSSRAIETIRDELSETDVFGRPGYRLGEVEPAHGVRLLPAFDNYLVGYAVRSFIDDTRRGEVYVGGVIRPTVLRDGRVVGRWRLVKGAVEITPFEPFDGRTASAIEKEIADITGFLTAPGRSAARRTRLLPGAR; the protein is encoded by the coding sequence GTGCTCGACGCGATCGCCGAGCGGCGCGTCGTGCGGACCTGGCTGATGCGCAACACGATCCACCTCGTGGCCGCCGCGGACATCCGGTGGATGACGGCGTTGCTCGGACCGATGATCCGCCGCCGGTTCCAGACGGTGCGCTGGCCCGAGCTGGGGCTGACCCCGGCGCTGCTCGAGGCCGCCGCGGGCATGACCCCCGAGGTACTCGCCGGGCAGGCGCTCACCCGGCACGAACTGGCCGCCGCGCTGGTCGAGCACGGCGTGCCGGTGCCCACCGACGGGCAGGCGCCCACACACCTGCTGGTGTACCTGAGCACTGTCGGGCTGACCTGCCGCGGCATCGACCGCGGCCGCGATGCCACCTTCGTGCTGCTCGAGGAATGGCTGCCGGACGCGCCGGCCGGCCCCCGCGGCGACGACGCGCTGACCGAACTGGCCCGCCGCTACTTCGCCGCGTTCTCGCCCGCCACCGCGGCGGACTTCACCACGTGGTCGGGGCTGCCGTCGTCGCGGGCGATCGAGACGATCCGCGACGAACTGAGCGAGACCGATGTCTTCGGCCGTCCCGGGTACCGGCTCGGCGAGGTCGAGCCCGCGCACGGGGTGCGGCTGCTGCCCGCGTTCGACAACTACCTGGTCGGCTATGCCGTGCGCAGCTTCATCGACGACACGCGGCGCGGCGAGGTGTACGTCGGCGGCGTGATCCGCCCGACGGTGCTGCGCGACGGGCGGGTGGTCGGGCGGTGGCGGCTGGTCAAGGGCGCCGTCGAGATCACGCCGTTCGAACCTTTCGACGGGCGCACGGCCTCGGCGATCGAGAAGGAGATCGCCGACATCACCGGCTTCCTCACCGCGCCCGGACGATCAGCGGCACGGCGAACCCGGCTGCTCCCCGGGGCGCGATAA
- a CDS encoding helix-turn-helix domain-containing protein, giving the protein MIDGMVIGQLAASTGLSVRTLRFYADAGVLPETGRTQAGYRIFGPEAVARARLVRTLRELGVGLDDIKRVLAAETSLIDVATEHVRALDAQIRTLRLQRAVLRAFIGSTDPEELERMTDLTNLTADERRRIVDDYLDAVFGDEPSAVADKLRMGTPELPDDATPEQVAAWVEIVELMRDPGFVASSRAMAQRALAEGPEPDVARFEMGTAVGELAGPAARAGVDPSSAEALAVVERLEAMSAQAPGERLRAAERIEAFTDRRVGRYWTLVGIVNGWAPAQAPDGVIDSWEWYARALRAHA; this is encoded by the coding sequence ATGATCGACGGCATGGTGATCGGCCAGCTCGCTGCGAGCACCGGGCTCTCGGTCCGGACGCTTCGGTTCTACGCGGACGCCGGCGTGCTGCCCGAGACGGGACGTACCCAGGCGGGCTACCGGATCTTCGGGCCCGAAGCAGTCGCCCGGGCCCGGCTGGTCCGGACGCTGCGCGAACTCGGCGTCGGGCTGGACGACATCAAGCGGGTACTGGCCGCGGAGACGTCGCTGATCGACGTGGCCACCGAGCATGTCCGCGCCCTCGACGCACAGATCCGCACGCTGCGCCTGCAGCGTGCCGTGCTGCGCGCCTTCATCGGATCCACCGACCCCGAGGAGCTGGAACGCATGACCGACCTGACCAACCTCACCGCCGACGAGCGCCGGCGCATCGTCGATGACTACCTCGACGCCGTCTTCGGCGACGAACCCAGCGCCGTGGCCGACAAGCTGCGCATGGGTACCCCCGAGCTGCCCGATGACGCGACGCCGGAGCAGGTGGCCGCCTGGGTGGAGATCGTCGAGCTGATGCGCGACCCCGGCTTCGTCGCGTCCAGCCGCGCGATGGCGCAGCGGGCGCTGGCGGAGGGACCGGAGCCGGACGTGGCACGCTTCGAGATGGGCACGGCGGTCGGCGAGCTCGCCGGTCCCGCGGCCCGCGCCGGCGTGGACCCGTCCTCGGCCGAAGCGCTGGCCGTGGTCGAACGCCTGGAAGCCATGAGCGCCCAGGCACCGGGGGAGCGCCTGCGCGCCGCCGAACGGATCGAGGCGTTCACCGACCGCCGGGTCGGCCGCTACTGGACGCTCGTCGGCATCGTCAACGGCTGGGCTCCGGCCCAGGCGCCGGACGGCGTCATCGACTCCTGGGAGTGGTACGCCCGTGCCCTTCGCGCCCACGCGTGA
- a CDS encoding amidase, whose product MDLCFLPATELAALLRRREVSAREVTQAHLDQIERVNPQVNAVVTLVAERALDEARAADERLAAGADVGPLHGLPIAVKDTHETAGIRTTHGSPILADHVPERDELVVERVRGAGAIVLGKTNTPEFAAGSHTFNPLFGLTRNPYDLSRSAGGSSGGSAAALACGMTPLADGSDMGGSLRNPASFCNVVGLRPSPGRVPTWPSAAPWSTLSVQGPMARTVADAALLLSAQAGPDPRAPIAIDQPGAGFAAGLDRDLTGLRVAWSPDLGGAVSVDAAVADTLAPQVAVFEQLDCTVEQDCPDFAGAEDVFRTLRAWLFDLSLGGHRDRWPELLKESIVWNVDEGRKLTGADLARAERLHAELFHRVREFFGRYDLLLLPVSQVVPFDASLEYPTTVAGQEQQTYLDWMRSAYFVTVTGCPALSVPAGFTADGLPVGLQVVGPHHGDLAVLQAGYAFEQATRHHLQRPPVVRPL is encoded by the coding sequence GTGGACCTCTGCTTCCTGCCCGCGACCGAGCTCGCCGCGCTGTTGCGCCGGCGCGAGGTGTCCGCGCGGGAGGTGACGCAGGCGCACCTGGACCAGATCGAACGGGTCAATCCGCAGGTGAACGCGGTCGTCACGCTCGTCGCCGAACGGGCGCTCGACGAGGCACGTGCGGCGGACGAGCGGCTCGCGGCGGGTGCGGACGTGGGCCCGTTGCACGGCCTGCCGATAGCGGTCAAGGACACCCACGAGACGGCCGGCATCCGCACCACACACGGTTCGCCGATCCTGGCCGATCACGTGCCCGAACGCGACGAACTGGTCGTCGAACGGGTCCGGGGCGCCGGCGCGATCGTGCTCGGCAAGACCAACACTCCGGAGTTCGCGGCCGGCTCGCACACCTTCAACCCGCTGTTCGGGCTGACCCGCAACCCGTACGACCTGAGCCGCTCGGCCGGCGGCTCGAGCGGCGGCTCGGCGGCTGCGCTCGCCTGCGGGATGACCCCACTCGCCGACGGCAGCGACATGGGCGGTTCGCTGCGCAACCCCGCGTCGTTCTGCAACGTCGTCGGGCTGCGGCCCTCGCCCGGCCGCGTCCCGACCTGGCCGAGCGCGGCGCCGTGGTCGACCCTGTCGGTGCAGGGGCCGATGGCGCGCACGGTCGCCGACGCGGCGCTGCTGCTCTCGGCTCAGGCCGGCCCCGACCCGCGCGCGCCGATCGCGATCGACCAGCCCGGCGCTGGGTTCGCCGCGGGGCTGGACCGCGACCTGACCGGGCTGCGGGTGGCGTGGTCGCCGGACCTCGGCGGCGCGGTGAGCGTGGACGCTGCCGTCGCCGACACACTCGCGCCGCAGGTCGCCGTCTTCGAACAGTTGGACTGCACGGTCGAGCAGGACTGCCCGGACTTCGCCGGCGCCGAGGACGTGTTCCGCACGCTGCGTGCCTGGCTGTTCGACCTGTCGCTGGGCGGCCACCGCGACCGCTGGCCCGAGCTGCTCAAGGAGAGCATCGTCTGGAACGTCGACGAGGGGCGCAAACTGACCGGTGCCGACCTGGCGCGCGCCGAGCGGCTGCATGCCGAGCTGTTCCACCGGGTGCGCGAGTTCTTCGGCCGCTACGACCTGCTGCTGTTGCCGGTCAGCCAGGTGGTGCCGTTCGACGCGTCACTGGAGTACCCGACCACTGTGGCCGGCCAGGAGCAGCAGACCTACCTGGACTGGATGCGGTCGGCGTATTTCGTCACGGTGACCGGCTGCCCGGCCCTGTCGGTGCCGGCCGGCTTCACCGCCGACGGGCTGCCGGTCGGGCTGCAGGTCGTGGGGCCGCACCACGGCGACCTCGCGGTGCTGCAGGCCGGATACGCCTTCGAGCAGGCGACGCGCCACCACCTGCAGCGCCCGCCGGTCGTCCGGCCGCTCTGA
- a CDS encoding GatB/YqeY domain-containing protein, whose protein sequence is MTAKDATSIRDALKSAVVQAMKRRDSEALAVYRTALAAIDNAEAVPIGPSNPVGAIELSAVGVGRTEAQRRALTEQDMIDIVSREADERRAAADSMSGLHPAEAQQLRREAGVLQALTDDVRARAEE, encoded by the coding sequence GTGACGGCCAAGGACGCGACCTCGATTCGCGATGCTCTCAAGTCCGCCGTGGTCCAGGCGATGAAGCGACGCGATAGTGAGGCACTCGCCGTCTACCGCACAGCGCTGGCGGCGATCGACAACGCCGAGGCTGTTCCGATCGGTCCGTCGAATCCGGTCGGTGCGATCGAGCTGTCGGCGGTCGGCGTCGGGCGGACCGAGGCGCAGCGCCGCGCGCTCACCGAGCAGGACATGATCGACATCGTGTCGCGCGAGGCGGACGAGCGGCGCGCAGCCGCCGACTCAATGTCTGGCCTGCATCCCGCCGAGGCGCAGCAACTGCGCCGTGAAGCGGGTGTGCTGCAAGCGTTGACCGACGACGTCAGAGCCCGCGCCGAGGAGTGA
- the bar gene encoding barbiturase — MPEPIEVRKVPLHSVTDASELAKLIDDGVLEADRVIAVIGKTEGNGGVNDYTRILADRAFREVLVDKGSRTMEQVREVPIVWSGGTDGVISPHATIFATLPADKAEQTDEPRLTVGFAMSEVLLPEDIGRTAMISKVADAVKVAMQRAGITDPAEVHYVQTKTPLLTLDTISDAKSRGHDVFTEDTLTSMDVSNGGTALGIAVALGEIDMPRDEDVLRDRSLYSSVASCSSGVELDRAQVVVVGNAPGVGGRYRIGHSVMTDALDQDGIWNAIRSAGLELPDRPHPSDLDGRLVNVFLKCEASQDGHVRGRRNAMLDDSDVHWHRQIKAAVGGVTAAVTGDPAVFVSVSAAHQGPDGGGPVAAIVDLGAR; from the coding sequence ATGCCCGAACCGATCGAGGTCCGCAAGGTCCCGCTGCACAGCGTCACCGACGCGAGCGAACTCGCCAAGCTCATCGACGACGGCGTGCTCGAGGCGGACCGCGTCATCGCGGTGATCGGCAAGACCGAGGGCAACGGCGGCGTCAACGACTACACGCGGATCCTGGCCGACCGCGCGTTCCGCGAGGTGCTGGTCGACAAGGGCAGCCGCACGATGGAGCAGGTGCGCGAGGTGCCGATCGTCTGGTCCGGCGGCACGGACGGCGTGATCAGCCCGCACGCGACGATCTTCGCCACGCTGCCTGCCGACAAGGCCGAGCAGACCGACGAGCCGCGGCTGACCGTGGGCTTCGCGATGAGCGAGGTGCTGCTGCCCGAGGACATCGGCCGCACCGCGATGATCAGCAAGGTCGCCGACGCGGTGAAGGTGGCGATGCAGCGCGCGGGCATCACCGACCCGGCCGAGGTTCACTACGTCCAGACCAAGACGCCGCTGCTCACGCTGGACACGATCTCCGACGCGAAGAGCCGGGGCCACGACGTGTTCACCGAGGACACGTTGACCTCGATGGACGTGTCCAACGGCGGCACGGCACTGGGCATCGCGGTCGCCCTCGGCGAGATCGACATGCCCAGGGACGAGGACGTGCTGCGGGACCGCTCGCTGTACTCGTCGGTGGCCTCGTGCTCCTCCGGCGTCGAGCTCGACCGGGCGCAGGTCGTCGTGGTCGGCAACGCGCCGGGCGTCGGCGGCCGGTACCGAATCGGGCACTCGGTGATGACCGACGCCCTGGACCAGGACGGCATCTGGAACGCGATCCGCAGCGCCGGCCTCGAGCTGCCCGACCGGCCGCACCCGTCCGACCTGGACGGTCGGCTGGTGAACGTCTTCCTCAAGTGCGAGGCCAGCCAGGACGGTCACGTGCGCGGGCGCCGCAACGCGATGCTCGACGACTCGGACGTCCACTGGCACCGGCAGATCAAGGCGGCGGTCGGCGGCGTCACCGCGGCCGTGACCGGCGATCCGGCCGTGTTCGTCTCGGTGTCGGCAGCGCACCAGGGCCCGGACGGCGGCGGCCCGGTCGCCGCGATCGTCGATCTGGGCGCACGCTAG